One Campylobacter concisus DNA segment encodes these proteins:
- the dxs gene encoding 1-deoxy-D-xylulose-5-phosphate synthase, which produces MNKDVKSLNVDELNALCHDIRDKILATVSKNGGHLSSNIGAVEIIVAMHKIFDVTKDPFIFDVSHQSYAHKLLTGRWDSFDTLRKFNGISGYTKPSESKFDYFVAGHSSTSISLAVGAAKAIKLKNEERLPVAVIGDGSLSGGMAYEALNELGDRKYPCVIILNDNEMSISKPIGALSKYLSQMMAGQFYQKFKGRVERFLSYMPDSAAYMARRMEEGIRLITPGMFFEELGLEYIGPVDGHDLSALLSTFETAKNMKKPVIVHVQTLKGKGYEFAEGYYENWHGVGPFDLKSGEFIKRQSNKSATAIFSEHLLKMAREHSDIVGVTAAMPTGTGMDALIHEFPDRFWDVAIAEQHAVTSMSAMAKEGFKPFVAIYSTFMQRAYDQVIHDTSILNLNITFAMDRAGIVGEDGETHQGAFDISFLNAVPNMVLFAPRCEESMKNVMEFAYSYKGVSAFRYPRGAFILRGEFKAKPLEFGKGEILADAKSDIAFLGYGNGVGKANLVRNLLFGKLEAILVDLVFVKPLDRELLLDLAKRTKKWYIFSDSAKKGGVGEIVSAFLQENGISNVSVVSFEYDDKFIQHGSTAEVEKSLGISAEQITQKLLENN; this is translated from the coding sequence ATGAATAAAGACGTTAAAAGCCTAAATGTCGATGAGCTAAACGCGCTTTGCCACGACATCAGAGATAAAATTTTAGCTACCGTTAGTAAAAATGGCGGTCATCTTAGCTCAAATATCGGCGCAGTCGAGATCATCGTTGCGATGCATAAAATTTTTGACGTTACAAAAGATCCGTTTATATTTGATGTGAGCCACCAAAGCTATGCGCACAAGCTACTAACTGGGCGCTGGGATAGCTTTGATACGCTTAGGAAATTTAACGGTATCAGCGGCTACACAAAGCCAAGCGAGAGTAAATTTGACTACTTTGTAGCAGGCCACAGCTCGACGTCCATATCGCTTGCGGTCGGCGCTGCAAAGGCGATCAAGCTAAAAAATGAAGAGCGCTTGCCAGTGGCAGTCATAGGTGATGGCTCACTAAGTGGCGGCATGGCGTACGAGGCGTTAAATGAGCTGGGGGACAGAAAATATCCTTGCGTCATCATCCTAAACGACAACGAGATGAGTATAAGTAAGCCAATAGGCGCGCTTAGCAAGTATCTAAGTCAGATGATGGCTGGGCAGTTTTATCAAAAATTTAAAGGCAGGGTCGAGCGCTTTTTAAGCTACATGCCAGACTCCGCAGCCTACATGGCTAGACGCATGGAGGAGGGCATCAGGCTCATCACTCCTGGCATGTTTTTTGAAGAGCTTGGACTTGAGTATATAGGCCCAGTCGATGGGCACGACCTTTCAGCGCTTCTTAGCACATTTGAAACAGCCAAAAATATGAAAAAGCCAGTCATCGTGCACGTGCAGACGCTAAAGGGTAAAGGGTATGAATTTGCCGAGGGTTACTATGAAAATTGGCATGGAGTTGGGCCGTTTGATCTAAAAAGTGGCGAATTTATCAAAAGACAGTCAAACAAGTCAGCCACGGCGATCTTTAGCGAGCATCTTTTAAAGATGGCAAGAGAGCACAGCGACATCGTTGGCGTAACGGCTGCGATGCCAACAGGCACTGGCATGGACGCGCTCATACATGAGTTTCCAGACCGCTTTTGGGACGTGGCGATAGCCGAGCAGCACGCAGTTACCTCTATGTCGGCCATGGCAAAAGAGGGTTTTAAGCCATTTGTTGCGATATACTCGACCTTTATGCAAAGAGCCTACGATCAGGTCATTCACGACACTTCTATACTAAATTTAAACATAACTTTTGCGATGGATAGGGCGGGCATCGTGGGCGAAGACGGCGAAACGCATCAGGGTGCTTTTGATATTAGCTTTTTAAACGCTGTGCCAAACATGGTTCTTTTTGCTCCAAGGTGCGAAGAGAGCATGAAAAATGTTATGGAATTTGCCTACTCTTACAAAGGTGTCAGCGCGTTTAGATATCCGCGTGGGGCGTTTATCTTAAGAGGTGAGTTTAAGGCTAAGCCGCTAGAGTTTGGCAAGGGTGAAATTTTAGCTGACGCAAAGAGTGACATCGCGTTTTTAGGCTATGGCAACGGCGTTGGCAAGGCAAATTTGGTTAGAAATTTACTATTTGGCAAGCTTGAAGCTATCCTCGTTGATCTAGTCTTTGTAAAGCCACTTGATAGAGAGCTTTTACTGGATCTTGCAAAACGCACTAAAAAGTGGTATATCTTTAGTGATAGCGCTAAAAAAGGCGGTGTTGGCGAGATCGTAAGTGCATTTTTACAAGAAAATGGCATCTCAAATGTAAGCGTTGTTAGCTTTGAATATGACGATAAATTTATCCAGCACGGCTCGACAGCTGAGGTTGAAAAGAGCCTTGGCATAAGCGCTGAGCAAATTACCCAAAAATTACTAGAGAATAATTAA
- a CDS encoding Fur family transcriptional regulator codes for MQYVSLLKQSGLKVTPQRLSVLRILDRHTHPTIDELYDEILKENPSVSLATVYKNLNTLKDEGLVVEVNIVNQKARYDIYEHPHIHVVCENCGSVEDMSYDDSELGKYQEALEKKIGNIIERLNIVASVKSCKHCR; via the coding sequence ATGCAATATGTATCGTTGCTAAAACAGTCTGGGCTTAAAGTAACGCCGCAGCGTCTTAGCGTTTTGAGAATTCTTGATCGTCACACACATCCAACGATCGATGAGCTTTATGATGAAATTTTGAAAGAAAATCCATCAGTTTCGCTCGCAACTGTTTATAAAAACCTAAACACTCTAAAAGATGAGGGTCTTGTGGTTGAAGTAAATATCGTAAATCAAAAGGCGAGATATGACATTTACGAGCATCCGCATATCCACGTGGTTTGCGAAAACTGCGGTAGCGTCGAGGATATGAGCTATGATGACTCAGAGCTTGGCAAATACCAAGAGGCGCTTGAAAAAAAGATCGGTAATATCATCGAGCGCCTAAATATCGTTGCTAGCGTAAAAAGCTGTAAGCACTGCCGATAA